One window of Eublepharis macularius isolate TG4126 chromosome 17, MPM_Emac_v1.0, whole genome shotgun sequence genomic DNA carries:
- the ANGPTL7 gene encoding angiopoietin-related protein 7, with the protein MQSTVSAHLAWLCAITISLAVYPAWLQKPPKRKVISGNAKAIGCCEELKELKMQVANLTTLIEELSKKQEDEMGNAIVQVMELEGSLKQMDLRLHEVEGKYSEMNSQLGIVQLQAAQTVTQTSADAVYDCSSLYQRNYRTTGVYRLLPDEFLGTPELQVYCDMETDGGGWTVIQRRKVGLSSFSRDWKQYKQGFGSIQGDFWLGNEHIHRLSRRPTMLRVELEDWNGNVRYAQYNHFALSNEINSYRLFLANYSGNTPHDSMRYHNNTAFSTKDKDNDKCVDHCALLRKGGYWYNCCTDSNLNGVYYRNGEHNKSTDGITWYGWHGKTYSLKRVEMKIRPADFKAQRDNNNVE; encoded by the exons ATGCAGAGTACAGTCAGCGCTCATCTGGCCTGGTTATGTGCAATAACCATCTCTCTGGCTGTATATCCAGCTTGGCTGCAGAAGCCTCCCAAGAGGAAGGTGATCAGTGGCAATGCCAAGGCCATAGGCTGCTGCGAGGAGCTGAAGGAGCTGAAGATGCAGGTGGCCAACCTGACCACCTTGATAGAGGAGCTGAGCAAGAAGCAGGAGGACGAGATGGGGAACGCCATCGTGCAGGTGATGGAGCTGGAAGGGAGCTTGAAGCAAATGGACCTGCGCCTCCATGAGGTGGAAGGGAAGTACTCGGAGATGAACAGCCAGCTGGGAATCGTGCAGCTCCAGGCAGCCCAAACTGTCACACAGACATCTGCCG ATGCTGTCTATGACTGCTCATCCCTTTATCAGAGGAATTACAGAACTACCGGCGTTTACAGGCTGCTCCCTGATGAATTCCTGGGAACCCCAGAACTGCAG GTTTACTGTGACATGGAGACAGATGGTGGTGGCTGGACTGTCATCCAGAGGCGCAAAGTGGGCCTGAGCTCCTTCAGCAGAGACTGGAAACAGTATAAGCAAGGGTTTGGCAGCATCCAGGGAGACTTCTGGCTGGGAAATGAACACATCCACCGGCTTTCTAGGCGCCCAACCATGCTGCGTGTGGAGCTAGAG GACTGGAATGGCAATGTCCGTTATGCTCAATACAACCACTTCGCCCTGAGCAATGAGATAAACAGCTACCGCTTGTTCCTGGCCAACTACAGCGGCAACACGCCACACGACTCAATGAGATACCACAACAACACAGCCTTCAGCACCAAGGACAAGGATAATGACAAATGTGTGGACCACTGTGCGCTATTGCGCAAAG GTGGTTACTGGTACAACTGCTGCACAGACTCGAATCTGAACGGGGTTTATTACCGCAACGGCGAGCACAACAAGAGCACAGATGGTATCACCTGGTATGGCTGGCATGGCAAAACCTATTCCTTGAAAAGAGTCGAGATGAAGATTAGACCAGCAGACTTTAAAGCCCAGAGGGACAACAACAATGTTGAGTAA